One window of Oscillibacter hominis genomic DNA carries:
- a CDS encoding PcfB family protein, producing MVDEDISRRTIAISVKASKLTARGLAYVVRAVGRKIAKAHRAKQTPHGKQTVKKLMAHSASTNSLELSGDTKLFDRVARKWNVDYAFYQTEPGKYLLFFKSGQADAMTACFSEYSRKVLDKAKSRQPTIPEQMKQAEQQLAKEKPPKEHIKEVSHDR from the coding sequence CTGGTAGACGAAGATATTTCCCGGCGCACGATCGCCATATCGGTAAAGGCGTCGAAGCTGACCGCTCGGGGGCTTGCCTATGTTGTTCGGGCGGTGGGACGCAAAATTGCCAAGGCACACCGGGCAAAGCAGACGCCACACGGCAAGCAGACCGTGAAAAAACTCATGGCGCACAGCGCATCCACCAACAGCCTTGAACTGTCCGGGGATACAAAACTCTTTGACCGGGTAGCCCGAAAGTGGAATGTGGACTATGCCTTTTATCAAACTGAACCGGGGAAATACCTGCTGTTCTTCAAGTCCGGGCAGGCGGACGCTATGACCGCCTGCTTTTCGGAATATTCCCGCAAGGTGCTGGATAAGGCCAAGTCCCGCCAGCCCACGATCCCCGAACAGATGAAGCAGGCGGAACAGCAGCTTGCCAAGGAAAAGCCGCCCAAGGAGCATATCAAGGAGGTGTCGCATGACAGATAA